A window from Lagopus muta isolate bLagMut1 chromosome 5, bLagMut1 primary, whole genome shotgun sequence encodes these proteins:
- the LOC125693183 gene encoding proteoglycan 4-like, whose amino-acid sequence MKELNTRRSMPKESPELGPTDKKNTLNCSAVSGDGGGNVIFVKRTNHPETCCFAVGKANEKDLCSGKPADSMVALPNGTLAVFRGHYYWLLNGRTPPTTSPQRISVGWGIPSPIDAVFSRCNCDGKTFFIKGPLYWRFTNGVMDKGYPKPLTNGFAGLSGKIRAALPVASYNGRPESVYFIKRGKSHISDVHK is encoded by the exons ATGAAGGAATTGAACACGAGACGCAGCAT GCCCAAAGAGAGCCCTGAACTTGGTcctacagacaaaaaaaatacacttaacTGTAGTGCTGTTTCAGGCGATGGGGGAGGCAATGTAATTTTTGTTAAAAGAACCAACCATCCCGAGACATGCTGTTTTGCAGTGGGGAAGGCCAACGAGAAGGACCTGTGCAGTGGGAAGCCAGCAGATAGCATGGTCGCCCTGCCCAATGGAACCCTGGCCGTCTTCAGAG GTCACTACTACTGGCTGCTGAATGGCAGGACACCACCAACAACCAGTCCCCAGAGGATCAGTGTAGGCTGGGGCATCCCGTCCCCCATTGATGCTGTCTTCTCCAGATGCAACTGTGATGGCAAGACTTTCTTCATCAAG GGTCCTCTATACTGGCGTTTCACTAATGGTGTAATGGATAAAGGCTATCCCAAACCTCTCACAAATGGATTTGCAGGGCTAAGTGGGAAAATAAGGGCAGCCCTCCCAGTGGCAAGTTACAATGGCAGACCAgaatctgtttattttatcaAAAGAGGTAAGTCTCATATTTCAGATGTTCACAAATGA